The following proteins come from a genomic window of Paenibacillus swuensis:
- a CDS encoding bifunctional aldolase/short-chain dehydrogenase, which translates to MVQSLWESDKASKAQGGLEELVYRSNRIGSDRRVCNWGGGNTSAKTTVKDFRGRDIEVMYVKGSGSDLASMKAGNFTGLRMEDIRPLFDRDEMPDEEMVAYLSQCMVDAKHPRASIETLLHAFLPFKHVDHTHPDAIIALCCADNGPSVAREIFGERFVWVPYVRPGFTLSKMIAEGVLANPKAELVLMEKHGLVTWGETSEACYAQTIKIISEAERYIEARVQEEKLFGGVKHEALPKDVQRALTSAVMPVIRGAVSDAKKMILSYDDGADVLQFVGGADAATLSQVGAACPDHLVHTKVVPLFIDWTPNAEDLEGLTKKLKSGIEAYKAQYRAYFERNKHEGDVMFEAAPRVILIPGIGMINTGKSWAMSQISGALYHRAIAVMRGATALGQFVSLSENESYNVEYWPLELYKLSLAPAEAEFSRKIALITGGAGGIGSETARRLVSEGAHVVLADLNLEGAQKVADEMNSKYGENRALAVKMDVTREEEVAAAYAETALNYGGVDIIVNNAGLATSSPFDETSLKEWNLNMSVLGTGYFLVAREAFKLMKEQGLGGNMVFIGSKNSVYAGKNATAYSSAKALEAHLARCIAAEGGEFGIRVNTILPDAILQGSAIWNGSWRNERAAAYGIEPDQLEEYYRKRTTLLVNIYPRDIAEGIAFFASSKSDKTTGCMLTIDGGVPAAFTR; encoded by the coding sequence ATGGTTCAAAGTTTGTGGGAGTCTGATAAGGCATCGAAGGCGCAAGGGGGGCTTGAGGAATTGGTTTACCGCTCCAACCGAATCGGCAGTGATCGCCGTGTGTGTAATTGGGGCGGAGGCAACACTTCCGCGAAGACAACGGTTAAAGACTTTCGGGGCCGGGATATTGAAGTGATGTATGTGAAAGGAAGCGGCTCTGATCTGGCATCCATGAAAGCCGGCAATTTCACCGGGCTTCGGATGGAAGACATCCGCCCGTTGTTCGACCGCGACGAAATGCCGGATGAAGAGATGGTCGCTTATCTGAGCCAATGCATGGTGGATGCCAAGCATCCAAGGGCTTCTATTGAAACGCTGTTACACGCGTTTCTTCCGTTCAAGCACGTGGACCATACGCATCCGGATGCGATCATCGCCTTATGCTGCGCGGATAACGGTCCTTCCGTAGCGCGGGAAATCTTCGGCGAGCGTTTCGTCTGGGTGCCCTATGTGCGGCCGGGCTTCACGTTATCGAAGATGATCGCCGAAGGCGTCCTGGCCAATCCGAAGGCGGAGCTCGTACTGATGGAGAAGCACGGATTAGTGACTTGGGGGGAGACTTCCGAAGCCTGTTATGCGCAGACGATCAAGATCATCAGCGAGGCGGAACGTTATATCGAAGCGCGTGTGCAAGAAGAGAAGCTGTTCGGGGGAGTTAAGCATGAGGCTTTGCCGAAGGACGTGCAACGCGCATTGACATCGGCGGTTATGCCCGTCATCCGTGGCGCGGTCAGCGATGCGAAGAAGATGATTCTCAGTTATGATGACGGCGCGGATGTGCTGCAATTCGTCGGCGGCGCGGATGCGGCCACATTGTCCCAAGTCGGCGCGGCTTGCCCGGATCACTTGGTCCATACGAAGGTTGTTCCACTGTTCATCGATTGGACGCCGAATGCGGAGGATCTAGAGGGTTTAACGAAGAAACTTAAATCAGGAATCGAAGCCTATAAAGCGCAATACAGAGCCTATTTCGAACGAAATAAGCATGAGGGTGATGTTATGTTTGAAGCAGCTCCCCGTGTCATTCTCATTCCGGGCATCGGTATGATTAATACCGGCAAAAGCTGGGCCATGTCGCAAATCAGCGGGGCCCTGTACCACCGGGCTATTGCCGTTATGCGGGGCGCGACGGCCTTGGGTCAATTCGTATCGCTGAGCGAGAACGAATCTTACAATGTGGAATATTGGCCGCTGGAGCTGTATAAGCTCTCGCTGGCTCCGGCTGAAGCGGAATTCAGCCGCAAGATCGCGCTGATTACCGGGGGCGCCGGCGGCATCGGCAGCGAAACGGCCCGACGCCTGGTGTCGGAAGGCGCGCACGTCGTGTTGGCGGATCTGAATTTGGAGGGCGCGCAGAAGGTAGCCGATGAAATGAACAGCAAGTATGGCGAGAACCGTGCGCTCGCTGTTAAGATGGATGTGACAAGGGAAGAAGAAGTCGCCGCGGCTTATGCGGAAACAGCGCTGAACTACGGCGGTGTAGATATTATCGTCAACAATGCCGGCTTGGCCACTTCCAGTCCGTTCGATGAAACTTCGTTGAAGGAATGGAATTTGAATATGAGCGTGCTCGGAACCGGGTACTTCCTGGTGGCGCGCGAGGCGTTTAAGCTTATGAAGGAGCAAGGGTTGGGCGGCAATATGGTGTTTATCGGCTCCAAAAATTCGGTCTACGCCGGCAAGAATGCCACAGCCTACAGTTCGGCCAAAGCATTGGAGGCTCACCTGGCGCGTTGTATCGCGGCGGAAGGCGGGGAGTTCGGGATTCGGGTCAATACCATCTTGCCTGATGCGATCTTGCAAGGCTCGGCGATCTGGAACGGAAGCTGGCGTAACGAACGGGCCGCGGCTTACGGCATTGAGCCGGATCAGCTGGAAGAATATTATCGTAAACGGACTACATTATTAGTTAATATCTATCCGCGTGACATTGCCGAAGGCATTGCCTTCTTCGCTTCTTCGAAATCCGACAAGACCACAGGCTGCATGCTGACGATCGACGGCGGCGTACCTGCGGCTTTTACAAGATAA
- a CDS encoding carbohydrate ABC transporter permease yields MGNLKRGLTYLFLTVVAIVSIFPFLWMIISATNKSVDVTKGRLLPGSHLGQNFNKLLDSVDLVPALMNSAKISVTTTLLALLIASLAGYGFEIFRSKTKDRIFNILLLSMMIPFAALMVPLYRMFGSISGALPFIGIDTAASVILPTVTTAFLIFFFRQSTKMFPKDMLEAGRMDGLNELGVFFRIYVPTMKTTYAAAAIITFMSSWNNFLWPLVVLQSPGQRTIPLLISNLGSSYSPDFGVIMTAIVIATLPTALLFFAMQKHFVAGMMGSVK; encoded by the coding sequence ATGGGTAACCTGAAACGCGGTTTAACTTATCTTTTCTTAACCGTTGTCGCGATCGTATCGATTTTCCCTTTTCTGTGGATGATTATAAGCGCCACGAATAAGTCTGTAGATGTGACGAAAGGACGATTGCTCCCAGGCAGCCATCTGGGTCAAAACTTCAACAAACTTCTGGATTCGGTCGACTTGGTCCCGGCCTTGATGAACTCGGCGAAAATATCCGTTACAACCACGTTGCTGGCGTTGCTGATCGCGTCCTTAGCGGGATACGGATTTGAAATTTTCAGAAGCAAAACCAAGGATCGCATCTTCAACATTCTGCTCTTGTCTATGATGATTCCGTTCGCCGCGCTGATGGTGCCGCTGTACCGTATGTTCGGCAGCATCTCGGGTGCGCTTCCGTTTATCGGGATTGATACCGCGGCCTCGGTGATTCTGCCGACGGTGACTACGGCGTTCTTGATATTCTTCTTCCGTCAGAGCACGAAGATGTTTCCGAAGGATATGCTGGAAGCGGGACGCATGGACGGCTTGAACGAGCTTGGGGTCTTCTTCCGTATTTATGTGCCCACGATGAAAACCACCTATGCCGCTGCCGCGATTATCACGTTCATGTCCAGCTGGAACAACTTCCTGTGGCCGCTGGTGGTGCTTCAGTCGCCCGGGCAACGGACGATTCCGCTGTTGATTTCCAATCTGGGCTCCAGTTACTCGCCGGATTTCGGGGTCATTATGACAGCCATTGTCATCGCAACTTTACCGACAGCGCTGTTATTCTTCGCGATGCAGAAGCATTTTGTCGCCGGAATGATGGGCTCGGTGAAATAA
- a CDS encoding carbohydrate ABC transporter permease translates to MIFAFYFYPMLQALLMSFQSGAGTNLTFVGLDNYKRLFTDPTFIATVTNTFIYLIVQVPVMIILALFISVLLNDPKLKFKGFFRTAIFLPCVTSLVAYSVIFKYLFSNNGLINTMLMKVALIGEPIQWLTDPFWAKMTIIIAITWRWTGYNMIFYLSALQNIDNSIYEAAKIDGASAFQQFFRITVPMLRPIILFTSITSTIGTLQLFDEVVNITKGGPGNATMSLSQYIYNLSFKYTPDFGYAATVSYAIVILIVIFSIIQFKVAGDRNG, encoded by the coding sequence ATGATATTCGCATTTTATTTTTACCCGATGCTCCAGGCATTGTTAATGTCATTCCAATCCGGAGCGGGCACCAACCTGACATTTGTCGGACTGGATAACTACAAGCGTCTGTTTACAGATCCAACGTTCATTGCCACAGTGACCAATACGTTTATTTATCTGATCGTTCAGGTTCCGGTTATGATTATTCTCGCATTGTTCATCTCTGTGCTGTTGAATGATCCGAAGCTGAAGTTCAAAGGCTTCTTCCGTACCGCCATCTTCCTGCCGTGTGTGACATCACTTGTCGCCTATTCCGTCATCTTTAAATATTTGTTCAGCAATAACGGACTGATTAACACGATGCTAATGAAGGTTGCGCTGATCGGTGAACCGATTCAATGGCTGACCGACCCGTTCTGGGCCAAAATGACGATCATTATCGCTATCACTTGGCGTTGGACCGGTTATAACATGATTTTCTACCTGTCCGCTTTGCAAAATATAGATAACTCGATCTATGAGGCAGCCAAGATTGACGGCGCAAGCGCATTTCAGCAATTTTTCAGGATCACTGTGCCGATGCTGCGTCCGATCATTCTGTTTACCTCCATTACTTCAACCATCGGTACGTTGCAATTATTTGATGAAGTTGTAAATATTACGAAGGGCGGGCCGGGTAATGCGACCATGTCGCTGTCCCAGTACATCTACAACCTATCGTTTAAATACACCCCGGATTTCGGATATGCGGCCACCGTGTCTTACGCGATCGTAATCCTGATTGTAATCTTTTCCATCATTCAGTTTAAAGTGGCAGGTGATCGAAATGGGTAA
- a CDS encoding ABC transporter substrate-binding protein gives MRKMVAALLVSVMFLSACGSNAGNGNNAGEGKEAKEISVWAWDPNFNIKALELAKETYAKENADLKVNVIENAQADIIQKLNTGLSSGTTKGLPNIVLIEDYRAQSFLQAYPDSFYEMTGKYKTEDFAEYKIAPTSLDGKNYGLPFDTGVSGMYVRTDYLKDAGYTTEDLQDIDWNQYIEIGKKVKEKTGKKMITLDPNDLGFIRMMIQSSGAWYTKDDGVTPDVAENEALKVAFESYKAMIDADIVAPNSDWSQFLAAFNSGEVATVPTGNWITPSVKAEASQSGKWAVVPQPTLPGVANSVHASNLGGSSWYVLNVPGKEQAADFLAKTFGSNKELYQKFITEIGAMGTYKPAAGGEAYQVKDEFFGGQNIIGDFAKWSEQIPQINYGLHTYAIEDVIIVAMQDFLNGKEITKVLQDAQKQAEAQLK, from the coding sequence ATGAGAAAAATGGTGGCGGCTTTACTTGTCAGTGTCATGTTCCTAAGCGCCTGCGGATCCAATGCGGGCAACGGAAACAATGCCGGAGAGGGCAAAGAAGCGAAAGAAATTTCTGTATGGGCTTGGGATCCTAACTTCAACATCAAAGCTCTGGAACTTGCCAAAGAAACTTACGCTAAAGAAAACGCGGATTTAAAAGTAAATGTGATTGAAAACGCGCAAGCGGATATTATCCAGAAGCTGAACACCGGCCTGAGCTCCGGTACTACGAAAGGTTTGCCGAACATTGTGCTGATTGAGGACTACCGGGCGCAAAGCTTCCTGCAAGCTTACCCGGATTCCTTCTACGAGATGACAGGCAAATATAAAACGGAAGATTTCGCGGAGTACAAAATCGCACCGACCTCTCTGGACGGCAAAAATTATGGTCTCCCTTTTGACACTGGCGTATCGGGTATGTATGTCAGAACGGATTACCTGAAAGACGCGGGTTACACGACTGAAGATTTGCAAGATATCGACTGGAACCAATACATTGAAATCGGCAAGAAAGTGAAAGAGAAAACAGGCAAGAAAATGATTACACTGGATCCGAATGATCTTGGATTTATCCGAATGATGATTCAATCCAGCGGCGCATGGTACACGAAAGATGACGGTGTGACGCCGGATGTTGCAGAGAATGAAGCATTGAAAGTGGCATTTGAATCCTACAAAGCGATGATTGACGCGGATATCGTTGCGCCAAACTCCGACTGGAGCCAATTCCTCGCGGCGTTCAACAGCGGTGAAGTCGCCACGGTACCGACAGGGAACTGGATCACACCGTCCGTGAAAGCGGAAGCGTCCCAATCCGGCAAATGGGCGGTTGTTCCTCAACCGACACTTCCGGGCGTAGCGAACTCTGTTCACGCTTCCAACCTGGGCGGCAGCTCATGGTATGTGCTGAACGTTCCGGGTAAAGAGCAAGCGGCTGATTTCCTGGCGAAGACGTTCGGATCCAACAAAGAGTTGTACCAGAAGTTTATTACTGAAATCGGCGCTATGGGTACTTACAAACCTGCTGCCGGCGGCGAAGCTTACCAAGTGAAAGACGAATTCTTCGGCGGACAGAACATTATCGGCGATTTCGCCAAGTGGTCCGAGCAAATTCCTCAAATCAATTATGGTTTGCATACGTATGCCATTGAGGATGTAATTATTGTAGCCATGCAAGATTTCCTGAACGGCAAAGAAATTACGAAAGTACTGCAGGATGCGCAGAAGCAAGCGGAAGCGCAGCTGAAGTAA
- a CDS encoding cache domain-containing sensor histidine kinase, with amino-acid sequence MKLWRERFKHNGLFVKMFIITVVSMIAVSVIITWTTIRMSEKLFAETFSITNAKVMNQIRESFESFHYSVVIASNNVLQSGAIKRFLTEDYKDPELMRAYYNINQQMKRVKSNLDVYEMGITITGANGVSFSTDRSYWPVSDDELRRHTITKKTLEDPRRLLYQYDIPPFGGGGEPTIIISKAFMERSAGTIYGAMYFAIKENQFKRFYSSYTSTGNDVVIMNKSGRVVSSNRSEMIGNPAMGLLEHARNIEKEGLSYVNSTENGKHYIVLAEYLPSLDMYLVNRIDKETAIGRYIDKQAIVMIIIAVVSVALIIVFLVSRRLTKSLSRLVKQIGNVSKYDFDHYVAVSGTYETRQIGIAFNSMLDELHEYVENLVQSEKKVRNAELAALQQQINPHFLYNTLASIKFMVQQGGKEEAVATIHALISLLQNAIGNVSETITIEQELENLKNYVFINHKRYGDRIKVNYFISPDSMEVVIPKLIIQPFMENAFFHGFNRKAEGSINVLVWHEGDALICEVVDNGDGMRISADDQLPEFKSKRKLFEGIGVRNVHERILLMYGDTYGVTITSKLNEGTKVRIRLPYILKS; translated from the coding sequence ATGAAATTGTGGCGGGAACGATTTAAACATAACGGGTTATTTGTAAAAATGTTCATCATTACCGTAGTCAGCATGATTGCCGTGTCCGTTATCATTACGTGGACCACCATTCGGATGTCGGAGAAATTGTTTGCCGAAACATTCTCCATTACCAACGCTAAAGTGATGAATCAAATTCGTGAAAGCTTCGAGTCCTTTCATTATTCCGTCGTGATCGCGTCTAATAATGTATTGCAGAGCGGGGCGATTAAACGATTTCTCACGGAAGATTATAAGGATCCGGAGTTAATGCGCGCTTATTATAATATTAATCAGCAGATGAAACGCGTGAAATCCAATCTGGATGTCTATGAAATGGGAATTACAATTACAGGAGCGAACGGCGTCAGCTTTTCAACGGACCGAAGCTATTGGCCGGTATCCGATGATGAACTTCGCAGGCATACCATTACGAAGAAAACCCTGGAGGATCCCCGCCGGTTGCTCTATCAATATGATATTCCACCGTTTGGCGGAGGCGGCGAGCCTACCATTATCATCTCTAAAGCTTTCATGGAGCGTAGTGCGGGGACGATCTACGGGGCGATGTATTTTGCCATTAAAGAGAATCAATTTAAGAGGTTTTACTCAAGCTATACAAGTACGGGCAATGATGTCGTCATTATGAACAAGAGCGGGAGGGTCGTATCCTCCAACCGGTCAGAAATGATTGGTAACCCTGCGATGGGGTTGTTGGAGCATGCCCGTAATATTGAAAAAGAAGGTCTCTCTTATGTGAATTCCACCGAAAACGGAAAGCATTACATCGTCCTGGCGGAATATCTGCCTTCACTGGATATGTATCTCGTGAACCGAATTGATAAAGAAACCGCAATCGGCCGGTATATTGATAAACAAGCGATCGTTATGATTATTATCGCGGTCGTCTCGGTTGCGCTGATTATTGTATTCCTGGTGTCGCGGAGATTGACCAAATCGCTGTCCAGACTGGTAAAACAAATCGGAAATGTTTCAAAGTATGATTTTGACCATTATGTGGCGGTTTCGGGCACTTACGAAACGAGGCAAATCGGCATCGCCTTTAACTCCATGCTGGACGAGCTTCATGAATATGTGGAAAACCTGGTGCAATCCGAGAAAAAAGTTCGTAATGCGGAGCTTGCGGCGTTACAACAGCAGATAAATCCACATTTCCTCTATAATACGTTGGCGTCCATTAAATTTATGGTGCAGCAAGGCGGCAAGGAAGAGGCGGTCGCGACCATTCATGCGCTTATTTCCCTGCTGCAGAACGCGATTGGTAATGTGAGTGAAACGATTACGATTGAACAGGAACTGGAGAATCTGAAGAATTACGTATTCATTAACCACAAGCGTTACGGGGACCGGATCAAGGTGAATTACTTCATCTCTCCTGACAGTATGGAGGTTGTGATTCCCAAGCTGATTATTCAACCGTTCATGGAAAACGCCTTCTTTCATGGCTTCAACCGCAAGGCCGAAGGGTCCATCAATGTTTTGGTGTGGCATGAAGGGGATGCGCTCATTTGTGAGGTTGTGGATAACGGCGACGGGATGCGAATTTCCGCGGATGATCAATTACCGGAATTCAAGAGCAAGCGCAAGCTGTTTGAAGGCATCGGTGTGAGAAATGTGCATGAACGTATTCTGTTAATGTACGGAGATACTTACGGCGTGACGATCACAAGCAAGTTAAACGAAGGTACGAAAGTAAGAATCAGACTGCCTTATATTCTGAAATCTTGA
- a CDS encoding response regulator transcription factor: MSSEVLCKVLIVDDEILIRQGIKHYIHWEREGFEIVGEASNGQEALDIIEAKRPHIVITDMVMPIMDGEELTRVIKTAYPEIEVIVLSSFGEYNYVRSTFQSGVADYILKPKLEAEGLLHVLKAASSRIPSLRISAREPSLPFSPEQTLDRLLNGYEVADQDMDMAERTFPHARYVLAGIEPESAKGDWEKFVRNKLPLTVIYPLKPFSSTATYILNAGQAEMDQCSAVMQAFTQEVPEACFLLSPAFDELHEVSKIYKDDLSKLQQYRFYFPDLHLLSGSLLPKPAPRAEAFDLNRFMMKFKRERTDDALAYLDDHINALSLCYTMDVFEYKSFLSNIIFNITVLLSSMNYKIQALEEAKYSYFKAMDEARHVGEALKLWHQFMDEVHRHMASETQPAGNGNMKMLLNYIEEHYAEPLSLTEVARHFHFNPSYLSSYFTAHNKEGFIEYVNKIRIEKASDLLITEAAPISEISGLVGYADHSYFCKVFKRITGVSPSQYRKQHLR; encoded by the coding sequence GTGTCATCGGAAGTATTGTGCAAAGTATTGATTGTTGACGACGAGATCCTCATCAGGCAAGGCATCAAACATTATATTCACTGGGAGCGGGAAGGCTTCGAAATCGTCGGTGAGGCTTCCAACGGGCAAGAGGCGCTGGACATCATCGAGGCGAAGAGACCGCACATTGTCATTACCGATATGGTAATGCCGATCATGGACGGCGAAGAGCTCACCCGGGTCATCAAGACTGCCTATCCCGAGATTGAGGTCATCGTCTTAAGCAGTTTTGGTGAATACAACTATGTGCGGTCCACGTTCCAAAGCGGTGTCGCGGACTACATTCTGAAGCCGAAGCTGGAAGCGGAAGGGTTGCTCCATGTATTGAAAGCGGCCTCAAGCAGAATTCCCTCCTTGCGAATCTCCGCGCGGGAACCCTCGCTTCCCTTCTCCCCGGAACAGACGCTGGACAGATTGTTAAACGGGTATGAGGTCGCAGATCAAGATATGGACATGGCGGAGCGAACATTCCCCCATGCCCGATACGTACTGGCAGGCATAGAACCGGAGAGCGCTAAAGGGGACTGGGAGAAGTTTGTACGAAACAAGCTTCCGCTCACCGTAATCTACCCGCTTAAACCTTTCTCTTCCACTGCGACCTATATCCTTAACGCCGGGCAAGCGGAGATGGATCAATGTTCAGCCGTCATGCAGGCATTTACGCAAGAGGTTCCGGAAGCCTGTTTCTTGTTAAGTCCTGCGTTCGATGAGTTGCACGAAGTAAGCAAGATTTATAAGGATGATCTCTCGAAGCTGCAGCAATATCGATTCTATTTCCCGGATCTGCATCTCTTGTCCGGAAGTCTACTGCCCAAACCGGCCCCGCGCGCGGAGGCGTTTGACTTAAACCGGTTTATGATGAAATTCAAGCGGGAACGCACAGATGACGCCTTGGCTTACCTTGATGATCATATTAACGCGTTGTCTCTCTGCTATACGATGGATGTATTTGAGTATAAGTCATTTCTTAGTAACATTATATTTAACATTACAGTGTTACTGAGTTCCATGAACTATAAAATTCAAGCGCTGGAAGAAGCGAAATACAGTTATTTCAAAGCAATGGATGAAGCGCGGCATGTCGGGGAGGCACTAAAGCTGTGGCATCAATTCATGGATGAGGTTCATCGCCATATGGCTTCCGAAACGCAGCCCGCCGGTAATGGGAATATGAAGATGTTGCTGAATTATATTGAAGAGCATTACGCCGAACCGCTGAGTTTGACAGAGGTGGCCAGACACTTTCATTTCAATCCTTCGTATCTGTCGAGTTACTTCACAGCGCATAACAAGGAAGGGTTCATTGAGTATGTGAACAAAATTCGGATTGAGAAAGCGTCGGATTTGTTAATTACAGAGGCCGCGCCCATATCCGAAATCAGCGGGCTGGTCGGCTACGCCGATCACAGTTATTTCTGCAAAGTGTTTAAACGGATTACCGGCGTATCGCCAAGCCAATACAGGAAACAACATTTACGATAA
- a CDS encoding sulfite oxidase-like oxidoreductase, which translates to MDKSERTPPGQRLTEGFPVLHYGSVPYYNDMSKWDLRIFGLVEEDITLSYKEFMKLPTREFHNDIHCVTTWSKLDNVWEGVPVAAIMEKVKLKPEAKYVMLHAEEGWTTNLPIEDFLAETSFLGFRHNGELLTPDHGYPVRMVVPHLYFWKSAKWLRGIEFMPKDKPGFWERNGYHMYGDPWKEERYDFD; encoded by the coding sequence ATGGACAAAAGTGAGCGCACCCCGCCGGGGCAACGGCTGACCGAGGGGTTTCCGGTGTTACACTACGGATCCGTTCCTTATTATAACGACATGAGCAAGTGGGATCTGCGGATTTTCGGTTTGGTTGAAGAGGATATTACCTTGTCCTATAAGGAATTTATGAAGCTGCCAACCCGAGAGTTTCATAATGATATTCATTGTGTAACCACCTGGTCGAAGCTGGATAACGTATGGGAAGGGGTGCCGGTCGCCGCCATTATGGAAAAGGTGAAGCTCAAACCGGAAGCCAAGTATGTGATGCTGCATGCCGAAGAAGGTTGGACGACAAACTTGCCGATTGAGGATTTTTTAGCGGAAACTTCCTTCCTGGGCTTCCGTCATAACGGCGAATTGCTGACGCCCGACCATGGTTATCCTGTGCGCATGGTGGTGCCGCATCTGTACTTTTGGAAAAGCGCGAAGTGGCTGCGGGGAATTGAATTCATGCCCAAGGATAAGCCGGGGTTCTGGGAGCGGAACGGATATCATATGTACGGAGATCCCTGGAAAGAGGAAAGGTATGATTTCGACTAA
- a CDS encoding MFS transporter has protein sequence MQRIRNAAQLHKPPSVNRRSLRTLTLEGVPALMVGNLLGGPFLTGYMLYLGATSEQVGIALAIPAFANLIQLFIAFYMHRFPNRKLALVLLGGSHRILWALTGFIPFLMPKELWVGTFIGMFLLSFVMASASGVFWTSLVADIVPAKVRGRYFGIRNTIHGAVAALAVLVGGQILDRWPEETGFMILYAIALICTVVNIYYLACYPNPTMAEASESKSYKLLLKPFKDRTFFKASLFLALWILLQNAVVPLFSYMMLDVHGISIQWVSIITTMQMLVMMASYYIWGNLNARYRTRTLLFWTLPMIGLSCLLWGAGSLLPILPVLVAIHILLGFGTGGFNQLVFNLIIEDAPRADVPIYIAVYSGLTGITGFLGPLIGGMLFKGARTWPNWIEAYGIAAVVGGIMLGIVVMIGRKILLEPKIKWLKGSGNSVSM, from the coding sequence ATGCAAAGGATCCGAAATGCTGCCCAGCTTCATAAACCGCCTTCGGTGAATCGACGGAGCTTAAGAACTCTTACACTGGAAGGTGTACCGGCTTTAATGGTCGGAAACCTGCTGGGTGGGCCGTTCTTAACAGGGTATATGTTGTATCTGGGCGCTACTTCAGAGCAAGTGGGCATCGCGCTCGCGATCCCCGCTTTTGCCAATTTGATTCAACTGTTCATCGCTTTCTATATGCATCGGTTCCCTAACCGGAAACTGGCTTTAGTGCTGCTAGGAGGGAGTCACCGCATCCTGTGGGCTTTGACGGGATTCATTCCTTTCCTTATGCCCAAGGAGTTGTGGGTCGGGACGTTTATCGGGATGTTTCTGTTATCCTTCGTGATGGCTTCCGCTTCAGGCGTGTTCTGGACCTCATTGGTGGCGGATATCGTTCCCGCTAAAGTCAGAGGGCGCTATTTCGGAATTCGGAATACGATTCATGGGGCTGTGGCAGCCTTGGCTGTTCTGGTGGGTGGACAAATTCTGGATCGTTGGCCGGAAGAAACGGGATTTATGATTTTATATGCTATCGCCCTGATCTGTACAGTCGTCAACATCTATTATTTGGCCTGCTACCCCAACCCGACTATGGCCGAAGCGAGTGAAAGCAAGTCTTACAAGCTGCTGTTAAAGCCTTTCAAGGATCGGACATTTTTTAAGGCATCGTTGTTTCTGGCGCTCTGGATTCTGTTACAAAATGCGGTTGTGCCTCTATTCTCCTATATGATGCTTGATGTGCACGGCATTTCCATTCAATGGGTTTCCATCATTACCACGATGCAAATGTTGGTCATGATGGCCAGCTATTACATCTGGGGGAATTTGAACGCTCGTTATCGGACCCGCACCTTGTTGTTTTGGACCTTACCGATGATAGGTCTTTCTTGTCTGTTATGGGGAGCAGGCAGCCTCTTGCCGATTCTTCCTGTGTTGGTGGCCATCCATATTCTGCTTGGATTTGGTACCGGAGGATTTAACCAACTGGTCTTTAACCTCATCATTGAGGATGCTCCACGGGCCGATGTTCCTATTTATATCGCGGTGTATTCAGGCTTGACGGGAATTACGGGGTTCTTGGGGCCCCTGATCGGGGGCATGCTATTCAAGGGGGCGCGTACTTGGCCGAACTGGATTGAAGCCTATGGCATCGCGGCCGTAGTTGGCGGGATAATGCTGGGGATTGTGGTGATGATAGGCAGAAAGATATTGCTGGAGCCGAAGATAAAGTGGTTGAAGGGCTCAGGGAACTCTGTATCTATGTAA